DNA from Streptomyces sp. NBC_01260:
CGACGCCACCCTGGACAACTTCGGGCTCGTCCTGCTCGCGGACGACAAGCACCTGCAGAACGCCGACTACCTCGTCCCCGTCGTCAACCGGTCCCGGGCGGGCAGCGAGGGCGTGCGCACGGCGCTGGGCAAGCTGAACACCGTACTGACCACCGCTGACCTGGCCCGGCTGAACGAGCAGGTGGACAGCTGGCGACGGCTCCCCGAGGACGTGGCCCGCGGCTACCTGCGGTCCGAGCACCTCATCCCCGCCGGCTGACCGCGCCGCCGGGTCACCAGGGCAGCTCCGAGAGCCGGGCCGAGATCCGCTCCCGGTCCCACGCGCCGTCCGCGACCACCACCCGGTAGCGCCGGGTCAGCGTGGCACCCGGTTCCAGGACGAGCTCGTCGTGGAACGCGAAGGACGGTGCGACCGCGGCGAACGGGTCGTTGCGGACGAACCAGTGCGCGGGGTGCCCTCCGTCCGCGCCCGCGTGGTCGTTCTCCGGGGCGTGCGCGAAGACGAGCGTCGCGTGTCCGTCCGCGCCGTCGTGCTCGCCGCTGAACGCCAGCCACGGCGCCTGCCGCCCCATCACGTCGGGCCCCTCGCCGTCCGGGGTGAGGATGCGGCCGTCACGGAAGGCGCGCGGGCCGCGCCAGAACAGCCCGGTGTAGCCCGCGTCGGGCCGGCCCTGCGTGGTCGGGCTGCCGAACCGCAGGGGTTCGTCCCGGCGGTTGGTGACGGCGGACGACCACGTCAGCACCCAGCTGCCGTCCAGCGGATCGACGTCGTGCACCTCGACCCTGCGCAGTTCGTCCGCCCACAGCTCACCGCTGTACGGGTGCCAGCTCAGCCGCTCCGCGACCACGACGCCGTCCGCCCGCAGCGCCAACTCGTCGAAGCCGCGGTGCGCCATGGAACCCACCCGCTCGGGCAGCGGCTGATAACCCCCGCCCCGCACATAGGTGTTGCCGCCCCACAGGTTCTGCCCCGACAGCTGCGAGGCGGTCAGCTGCAGGCCCTTGTGCCAGCGGTGGTCGTTGGGCCGGTAGTCGGTCACCACCCGGTCCGACAGGGTGCGCAGCGGGTGGATGTACGGCTTCGGGGCCTCCCAGGCCGCCTCGGGCCGGTACACGTACCGCAGGAGCTCCACCCCGCTGCCCGCCACCGAGACGGCGATGTGGTCGCCGTGCCGGTGCACCAGGTCCAGCCTCCCGGTCACGCGCCCGCCTCCGCCGGTTCGGGCGCCCAGCCGGGGGCATCGCCGTGCAGGGCGCTGTAGTACGGATCGCCGGGGCCGATCTCGCCGGCCCGGACGGTCTTCCCGGTGAAGGCGGCCTTGTACAGCGCGGCGACCAGCTCAAGGCTGGTACGGCCGTCGGCGCCGCTGCTGCGCGGCCGGCGCCCGGCGCGCAGGTCGGCGAGCAGACCACGCAGCTGCGCCTCGTGCGAACTGGGTACGTCGGCGCCGAAGTCCTGCCAGGCGGAAGCGAGTTCGGGGGAGACCCCGGGGGCGGGGGTGATCCGCCAGTCCGCGTTGCGGTGGCCGTACAGATGGGTGAGCTCGACCGTGGCCCGCTCGCAGTCGATCCGGATCCGGCTGACCTCGTCGGGACTGAGCACACTGTTGACGATCGTGGCCATCGTGCCGTTCTCGAAGCGGACCAGCGCGGTGGAGACGTCCTCCGTCTCGACGATCGCGGCGTACGGACCGCCGTGCTCCGGCCCCTCCGCCGCCTCGATCGCGTCGAAGTCCTCCAGCGAGGGGCAGGGCGGCTTCTCGCACCACACCCAGGCGCCCGCCCGCAGCGCGGCGATGGTCTGGTCGCGGTGGAAGCGGGGCGGCGTACCGAGCGTGACCAGGCCGGGGCGTTGCTCGGCGAGCATCAGATCCAGATCGGTGTACGGACGTCCGGTGCCGGCGTCGGCGCAGAACGCCTCGGCGGAAGCGGCGTCGACATCCACCGCCGCGACGATCTCCAGCGGCTGTTCGGCGGCCAGCGCACGCAGCGCGGGCAGATGACTGCCGCGTGCGATCGCGCCCGTGCCGACGATCGCGACCCGGACCGGCGTGCTGGGGGAAGCCTGGCTGGGCGTGACAAACACCTCCGCGGTGAGGGGGCGCCCACCGGATAGCAAGCGCTTTCTCCCAGCGGAAACCTAGGCTTTGCGCCGGGGTCCGGTCAAGAGATCCGGACCGTGGTCGGCGCGGTCCGATGAGTTCCCACCTGCGGTGGAGTCATCCTGTTGACCCCGACAGCTGAGAAGGCGGAGCGATGAGCACCCTGCGCGAAGTACTCGAAACGCACGTCCGTCACGG
Protein-coding regions in this window:
- a CDS encoding PmoA family protein; this encodes MTGRLDLVHRHGDHIAVSVAGSGVELLRYVYRPEAAWEAPKPYIHPLRTLSDRVVTDYRPNDHRWHKGLQLTASQLSGQNLWGGNTYVRGGGYQPLPERVGSMAHRGFDELALRADGVVVAERLSWHPYSGELWADELRRVEVHDVDPLDGSWVLTWSSAVTNRRDEPLRFGSPTTQGRPDAGYTGLFWRGPRAFRDGRILTPDGEGPDVMGRQAPWLAFSGEHDGADGHATLVFAHAPENDHAGADGGHPAHWFVRNDPFAAVAPSFAFHDELVLEPGATLTRRYRVVVADGAWDRERISARLSELPW
- a CDS encoding Gfo/Idh/MocA family protein, which encodes MFVTPSQASPSTPVRVAIVGTGAIARGSHLPALRALAAEQPLEIVAAVDVDAASAEAFCADAGTGRPYTDLDLMLAEQRPGLVTLGTPPRFHRDQTIAALRAGAWVWCEKPPCPSLEDFDAIEAAEGPEHGGPYAAIVETEDVSTALVRFENGTMATIVNSVLSPDEVSRIRIDCERATVELTHLYGHRNADWRITPAPGVSPELASAWQDFGADVPSSHEAQLRGLLADLRAGRRPRSSGADGRTSLELVAALYKAAFTGKTVRAGEIGPGDPYYSALHGDAPGWAPEPAEAGA